The following are from one region of the Streptococcus sp. 1643 genome:
- a CDS encoding NAD(P)/FAD-dependent oxidoreductase produces the protein MKHFDTIVIGGGPAGMMATISSSFYGQKTLLIEKNRKLGKKLAGTGGGRCNVTNNGTLDDLLAGIPGNGRFLYSVFSQFDNHDIINFFTENGVKLKVEDHGRVFPASDKSRTIIEALEKKITELGGHVATQTEVVSVKKIDDQFVLKSADQSFTCDKLIVTTGGKSYPSTGSTGFGHEIARHFKHTITELEAAESPLLTDFPHKALQGISLDDVTLSYGKHVITHDLLFTHFGLSGPAALRMSSFVKGGEVLSLDVLPQLSEKDLTAFLEENREKSLKNALKTLLPERLAEFLVQGYPEKVKQLTEKEREQLLQSIKALKIPVTGKMSLAKSFVTKGGVSLKEINPKTLESKLVPGLHFAGEVLDINAHTGGFNITSALCTGWVAGSLHYD, from the coding sequence ATGAAACATTTTGATACTATTGTCATTGGTGGGGGACCTGCTGGCATGATGGCTACGATTTCCAGTAGCTTTTATGGTCAGAAAACTCTTCTCATCGAAAAAAATCGCAAACTTGGGAAAAAATTAGCTGGAACAGGCGGTGGTCGTTGTAATGTAACCAACAATGGAACTTTAGATGACCTACTAGCTGGCATCCCTGGTAACGGGCGTTTTCTATACAGTGTCTTCTCCCAGTTTGATAACCACGATATCATCAACTTTTTTACGGAAAATGGTGTTAAACTTAAGGTCGAAGACCACGGACGCGTCTTTCCTGCTAGTGACAAGTCTCGGACCATTATTGAAGCCTTAGAAAAGAAAATCACTGAACTCGGTGGTCACGTTGCTACTCAAACGGAGGTTGTTTCGGTTAAAAAGATAGACGACCAGTTCGTCCTCAAGTCCGCAGACCAAAGCTTCACTTGTGATAAACTCATTGTCACAACTGGTGGAAAATCCTATCCTTCTACAGGTTCGACTGGTTTTGGACATGAGATCGCCCGTCATTTTAAACACACCATTACAGAACTTGAAGCCGCTGAAAGTCCTTTATTGACAGATTTTCCACATAAGGCCTTGCAGGGAATTTCACTGGATGATGTGACCTTAAGCTATGGCAAACATGTTATCACTCATGATTTGCTCTTTACCCACTTTGGTTTGTCAGGACCTGCTGCTCTGCGCATGTCTAGTTTTGTCAAGGGTGGAGAGGTTCTCTCGCTAGATGTTTTGCCTCAACTTTCTGAGAAGGACTTGACTGCATTTCTAGAAGAAAATCGGGAAAAATCTTTGAAAAATGCTTTAAAAACTTTGCTTCCAGAACGCTTGGCAGAATTTCTTGTGCAAGGCTATCCTGAAAAAGTCAAACAACTGACTGAAAAGGAACGCGAACAACTTCTCCAGTCCATCAAGGCCCTCAAAATCCCTGTGACCGGAAAAATGTCCCTTGCCAAATCCTTTGTCACCAAAGGCGGTGTCAGTCTTAAGGAAATCAATCCCAAAACCCTCGAAAGCAAGCTCGTTCCTGGACTCCACTTTGCTGGTGAGGTACTGGATATCAATGCCCACACGGGTGGCTTTAACATCACTTCTGCCCTCTGCACCGGCTGGGTGGCAGGAAGTCTACATTATGATTAA
- a CDS encoding 8-oxo-dGTP diphosphatase, whose translation MNRRETVEFVNMCMIQNGDKVLVQDRVSPDWPGITFPGGHVERGESFVDAVIREVKEETGLTISKPQLCGIKNWYDDKDYRYVVLFYKTEHFTGELQSSDEGKVWWEDFDNLSHLKLATNDMSDMLRVFLEEDLSEFFYYKDGEDWLYDLK comes from the coding sequence ATGAATAGAAGAGAAACAGTCGAATTTGTCAATATGTGTATGATTCAAAATGGAGACAAGGTCCTGGTCCAAGACCGAGTTAGTCCCGACTGGCCTGGCATTACTTTTCCTGGTGGTCATGTTGAACGTGGCGAATCCTTTGTCGATGCTGTCATTCGTGAAGTGAAAGAAGAAACTGGTCTGACCATTTCCAAACCCCAACTCTGTGGTATCAAAAACTGGTACGATGACAAGGATTATCGTTATGTCGTCCTTTTTTACAAGACAGAACACTTTACTGGTGAACTCCAGTCTTCAGACGAAGGGAAGGTTTGGTGGGAGGATTTTGACAATCTGTCTCATCTAAAACTTGCTACTAATGATATGTCTGATATGCTTCGTGTATTTTTAGAGGAGGATCTGAGTGAATTCTTCTACTATAAAGACGGCGAAGATTGGCTTTATGATTTGAAGTAA
- a CDS encoding MerR family transcriptional regulator, whose amino-acid sequence MYHIKEAAQLSGVSVKTLHHYDKIGLLVPLKSENGYRTYSQEDLERLQVILYYKYLGFSLEKIAELLKEERTDLLPHLTRQLDYLTRERQHLDTLISTLQKTIQEQKGERKMTIEEKFTGFSYQDNQKYHQEAVEKYGQEVMDQALERQKGREEEATAAFNQVFQALAQNLQNGLTATAVENQEEAANLLQAIRTYGFDCSIEVFGHIGKGYVYNPEFKENIDKFGPGTAKYTSDVIAAYVQTNAE is encoded by the coding sequence ATGTACCATATAAAAGAAGCTGCGCAGCTTTCAGGTGTTTCTGTCAAGACCCTGCATCACTACGATAAGATAGGGCTCTTGGTTCCCTTAAAGTCGGAAAACGGCTATCGAACCTATAGTCAAGAGGATTTGGAACGACTTCAGGTCATTCTTTATTACAAATATCTAGGCTTTTCTTTAGAAAAAATAGCAGAGCTATTAAAGGAAGAAAGGACAGATTTATTGCCCCATTTGACCAGACAGTTGGACTATTTGACTCGAGAAAGGCAACATCTGGATACCCTGATTTCCACCTTGCAAAAAACCATTCAAGAACAAAAAGGAGAAAGAAAAATGACGATTGAGGAAAAATTCACTGGATTTAGCTATCAAGACAATCAAAAATACCACCAAGAAGCGGTAGAGAAGTATGGACAAGAAGTCATGGATCAGGCTCTCGAACGCCAAAAAGGTCGCGAAGAAGAGGCCACAGCCGCCTTCAACCAAGTTTTTCAAGCCTTGGCACAAAACCTTCAAAATGGACTAACTGCAACAGCGGTCGAAAACCAAGAAGAAGCAGCCAACCTCTTGCAAGCTATTCGTACTTATGGATTTGACTGCTCTATTGAGGTATTCGGTCATATCGGCAAAGGCTACGTCTACAACCCAGAGTTTAAGGAAAACATTGACAAATTTGGACCTGGAACAGCCAAGTACACATCAGATGTCATTGCTGCTTACGTTCAGACAAATGCAGAATAA